A genomic region of Miscanthus floridulus cultivar M001 chromosome 3, ASM1932011v1, whole genome shotgun sequence contains the following coding sequences:
- the LOC136543867 gene encoding uncharacterized protein codes for MTRVVAVASPLPHIATGIEGVTRVMVAAETLMHWDHDWDKLAESYKNRASFSAPHSSTPWRHSQQQGSEVHTPSSRATSRSILTSAKHFDSRGKAVNSNQSSSSVTTAQRKTSKIECFKCGGHGHKQAECPNRRTIIALADGSYDSQSEEDEEFNNVFADLNLDTCEYSAKDGTFELGLNCLAIRPIPTFAHNNMLQDIISPSSDEITSADFNELLADFPDLEPSTMNTPSPSLVVRRVLSIQFVATEQGQRHNLFQSRCKVKGQVCRFIIDGGSCNNIVSALLVEKLGLQPRRHPHPYHMQWLNNSGTVKVSAMIRLSFSIGDYHGEVDCDIVPMQACHLLLGRPWQFDMDSVHFGRSNKYTFIANDKKVVLVPLSPDEIHVSDVARMKREESEKRKLSETHNTSKEESSKASSHIKPHSTLQQPHQTECLFVSRSDLRDVTNTAAPFFVLLTLRMFFLMSYQLDFPPLRGIEHQIDLVPGASLPNRPTYRTNLEETKEIQQQVKELLDKGSFDEHLDHIRQVLVVLRADKLYGNIAKCTFCTDHVVFLGFVVSADGIQVDEEKVKAIKDWPTPTNVSQVRSFHGLAGFYRRFVKDFSTIAAPLNNLTKKDVPFKWGDEQDQAFNELKTKLCEAPLLQLPDFGKTFEIECDASGIGIGGVLLQEGKPVAYFSEKLNGPHLNYSVYDKELYALVRVLEVWQHYLLPKEFVIHSDHEVLKYLKSQGKLNRRHAKWIEFIETFPYVVKHKRGKDNIVADALSRRCGLVTQLDTKVLGLESIKTLYAADSDFKEPFSHCIAGKGWDKYYVHDDFLFWTNKLCILACSIRQVLLQEAHAGGFAGHFGVKKTLDMLSDHFFWPHMRRDVQRHVARCIICLKAKSRLNPHGLYTPLPVPNVPWEDISMDFILGLPRSQRGRDSIFVVVD; via the exons atgacgagggtggtagccgtggctagccccctccctcacATTGccacgggcatcgagggtgtcacgcgtgtcatggtggcggccgagacgctcatgcactgggaCCACG ATTGGGACAAGCTTGCTGAATCTTATAAGAACCGTGCTTCATTTTCAGCTCCTCATAGTTCTACTCCATGGCGCCATTCACAGCAGCAAGGGTCAGAGGTGCACACACCTTCATCTCGTGCAACTTCTCGTTCAATTTTAACGTCTGCCAAACATTTTGATTCAAGAGGCAAAGCTGTAAATTCCAATCAGTCCAGCTCCTCTGTTACAACAGCCCAACGAAAAACAAGCAAGATTGAGTGTTttaagtgtggtggtcatggaCATAAGCAAGCTGAATGTCCCAATCGGCGTACCATTATTGCACTTGCTGATGGTTCTTATGATTCTCAAAGTGAAGAGGATGAAGAGTTTAACAATGTATTTGCAGACCTAAATCTTGATACTTGTGAGTATTCAGCTAAGGATGGTACATTTGAGCTAGGTCtgaattgtttagccattcgACCTATTCCAACTTTTGCTCACAATAACATGCTACAAGATATTATTTCTCCATCTTCTGACGAGATTACTAGTGCTGATTTTAATGAGTTACTTGCTGATTTTCCTGATTTGGAGCCTTCTACAATGAATACACCATCTCCTTCTTTGGTGGTTAGAAGAGTTCTTTCCATTCAGTTTGTTGCTACTGAACAaggacaacgccataatttgtttcagtcCCGATGCAAAGTGAAAGGACAAGTGTGCCGTTTCATCATAGATGGTGGGAGCTGCAATAATATTGTTAGTGCTTTGCTTGTTGAGAAGCTTGGTTTGCAGCCACGTCGCCatccacatccataccatatgcAATGGTTGAATAATTCTGGGACAGTTAAGGTTTCAGCCATGATTCGTTTGTCATTTTCCATTGGTGATTATCATGGAGAGGTTGATTGTGATATTGTCCCCATGCAAGCATGCCATTTGCTGCTTGGTCGGCCCTGGCAATTTGATATGGATTCGGTGCATTTTGGACGGTCTAACAAATACACTTTCATTGCCAATGACAAGAAGGTGGTTCTTGTTCCATTATCTCCAGACGAGATACATGTTTCAGATGTGGCTCGCATGAAAAGAGAGGAATCTGAAAAAAGAAAACTGAGTGAGACCCACAACACTAGTAAGGAAGAGAGTTCTAAAGCATCCAGCCACATAAAGCCTCATTCCACTTTACAACAGCCACACCAAACTGAGTGCTTATTTGTGAGCAGGAGTGATTTGAGAGATGTGACAAACACTGCAGCCCCATTCTTTGTACTATT GACTTTgaggatgtttttcctgatgagctACCAGCTGGACTTCCCCCCACTTCGCGGCATTGAGCATCAAATTGACTTGGTCCCTGGTGCTTCTCTTCCCAACCGTCCAACATACCGCACAAACCTCGAAGAAACAAAGGAAATTCAGCAACAGGTAAAAGAGCTTTTGGACAAAGG ATCATttgatgaacaccttgatcataTCCGTCAAGTTCTTGTTGTTTTGAGAGCTGATAAATTGTATGGAAACATTGCTAAATGCACATTTTGCACAGACCATGTTGTTTTTCTTGGATTTGTTGTTTCTGCCGATGGAATTCAAGTTGATGAAGAAAAGGTTAAAGCAATAAAGGATTGGCCTACACCTACAAATGTGAGTCAAGTTCGAAGTTTTCATGGTCTTGCAGGTTTTTACAGGcgttttgttaaagatttcagcaccatcgcTGCACCcctcaacaatttgacaaagaagGATGTTCCATTCAAGTGGGGTGATGAACAAGACCAAGCCTTCAATGAGCTGAAAACAAAGCTTTGTGAAGCACCGCTGCTACAACTTCCTGATTTTGGTAAGACATTTGAGatcgaatgtgatgcaagtggtattGGCATAGGAGGTGTACTACTTCAAGAAGGTAAACCTGTTGCCTACTTTTCTGAAAAGTTGAATGGTCCACATCTGAATTATTCTGTCTATGATAAAGAGCTTTATGCCTTAGTTCGAGTTTTGGAAGTTTGGCAACATTATTTGTTACCTAAAGAATTTGTCATCCATTCTGATCATGAAGTTTTGAAATATCTAAAAAGTCAAGGCAaactgaaccgtagacatgctaaATGGATTGAGTTCATTGAAACATTTCCCTATGTTGTAAAACATAAGCGTGGAAAAGATAACATTGTTGCCGATGCCTTATCACGGAGATGTGGTTTGGTTACACAATTAGATACAAAAGTGCTTGGTTTGGAATCCATTAAAACACTCTATGCAGCTGATTCTGATTTTAAAGAACCTTTCTCTCATTGCATTGCTGGAAAAGGCTGGGACAAGTATTATGTGCATGATGATTTTTTATTTTGGACTAACAAACTATGCATTCTAGCCTGCTCGATTCGTCAAGTTCTTTTGCAGGAAGCACATGCTGGTGGCTTTGCTGGTCATTTTGGCGTCAAAAAGACATTGGACATGCTCTccgatcatttcttttggccacataTGCGACGTGATGTCCAGCGACATGTTGCACGCTGCATAATCTGCTTGAAAGCTAAGTCCCGCCTTAATCCCCATGGTCTTTATACTCCATTACCAGTTCCGAATGTACCTTGGGAAgatatatccatggattttattttggggttacctcggtctcagagggggagggattctatctttgttgttgttgactga